The Cohnella abietis genome has a segment encoding these proteins:
- the clpP gene encoding ATP-dependent Clp endopeptidase proteolytic subunit ClpP, whose amino-acid sequence MLVPMVVEQTNRGERSYDIFSRLLKDRIIFLGSAIDDDVANLIIAQLLFLAAEDPEKDIHLYINSPGGSVTAGMGIFDTMQFIKPDVSTICVGMAASMGSLLLTAGAPGKRFALPNSEIMIHQPLGGVRGQASDIKIHAEWIIKTKQKLNQIYVDRTGQSYEKIERDTDRDNFMSADEAMQYGLVDKVITAPIATDAPKA is encoded by the coding sequence ATGTTAGTACCTATGGTCGTCGAGCAAACGAATCGCGGAGAGCGGTCGTACGACATCTTTTCAAGGCTCTTGAAGGACCGGATTATTTTTCTCGGAAGCGCGATTGACGACGATGTCGCCAATCTTATTATCGCTCAACTGCTTTTCTTGGCAGCAGAGGATCCAGAGAAGGACATCCATCTTTACATTAACTCCCCAGGCGGCTCGGTAACGGCCGGTATGGGAATATTCGATACGATGCAATTTATCAAACCAGATGTCTCGACTATTTGCGTTGGTATGGCTGCTAGCATGGGCTCCTTGCTCCTCACTGCAGGTGCTCCAGGCAAACGGTTCGCATTGCCAAACAGCGAAATCATGATTCATCAGCCGCTTGGCGGGGTAAGAGGTCAGGCGTCGGATATTAAGATTCATGCCGAATGGATTATTAAGACCAAACAGAAGCTGAATCAAATCTACGTTGATCGCACTGGTCAGTCCTACGAGAAAATCGAACGGGATACTGATCGCGACAATTTCATGAGTGCCGATGAAGCCATGCAATATGGTTTGGTTGATAAAGTGATAACTGCACCGATCGCGACTGACGCTCCGAAAGCTTAA
- the tig gene encoding trigger factor translates to MTANWEKIEKNVGVLEVEVDAEQVAVALDKAFRKVVQKVNVPGFRKGKVPRGIFEARFGIESLYQDAIDILLPEAYTKAIDEAGIEPIDRPDVDVEQFGKGQSFKFKAKVTVKPEVKLGDYKGLVVPVENAEVTDEEVAAELERLQQRHAELVVIDEGPAQLGDHTSIDFEGFLDGVPFEGGKGDNYALELGSGSFIPGFEEQVVGLNIAEEKDINVTFPENYQAENLAGKAVIFKVKLHEIKRKNLPALDDEFAKDVSEFDTLDEYKADLSSKLKERKVKDAELTRETAIVDKATEAAELEVPQVLVDSEITHMMKDFENRLRQQGMNLELYFQFSGQDEAALKGQMQGDAEKRVRNNLVLEEIAKAENLDVSEADIEEELENLSKLYSRPADELRKIFADNGYLDNMGADLKVRKAVKFIVDSSLTA, encoded by the coding sequence ATGACAGCAAATTGGGAAAAGATAGAGAAGAACGTCGGGGTTCTTGAGGTTGAAGTGGATGCAGAGCAGGTTGCTGTAGCATTAGACAAAGCATTTCGCAAAGTTGTTCAGAAGGTAAACGTACCAGGATTCCGTAAAGGAAAAGTGCCGCGCGGCATTTTTGAAGCTCGTTTCGGAATTGAGAGCCTCTATCAAGATGCAATCGATATTCTTCTTCCAGAAGCGTATACGAAAGCAATCGACGAAGCGGGCATTGAGCCAATTGATCGTCCAGATGTGGATGTTGAACAATTCGGTAAAGGTCAATCGTTCAAATTCAAGGCTAAAGTAACAGTTAAGCCTGAAGTTAAGCTCGGAGATTATAAGGGCTTGGTTGTTCCTGTTGAAAATGCAGAAGTTACAGACGAGGAAGTTGCTGCTGAATTAGAGCGTCTGCAACAACGTCACGCGGAATTGGTTGTTATTGATGAAGGTCCTGCTCAATTGGGCGACCACACATCAATCGATTTCGAAGGCTTCTTGGACGGCGTGCCTTTCGAGGGTGGCAAGGGTGATAACTATGCGCTTGAGCTCGGATCCGGTTCTTTCATTCCTGGATTTGAAGAGCAAGTTGTAGGCTTGAACATTGCTGAGGAAAAAGACATCAATGTTACTTTCCCAGAAAACTACCAAGCAGAAAATCTTGCTGGTAAAGCAGTCATTTTCAAAGTGAAGTTGCACGAAATTAAACGTAAAAATCTGCCTGCCCTTGACGATGAATTTGCTAAAGATGTTAGTGAATTCGATACATTGGACGAATATAAAGCAGATTTGTCGAGCAAGCTGAAAGAACGCAAAGTTAAGGATGCTGAACTCACTCGTGAGACAGCTATCGTTGATAAAGCTACTGAAGCTGCTGAGCTTGAAGTCCCTCAAGTATTGGTTGATTCCGAAATAACACATATGATGAAGGATTTCGAAAACCGCCTTCGCCAGCAAGGTATGAACCTTGAGCTGTATTTCCAATTCAGCGGTCAGGATGAAGCTGCATTGAAAGGACAGATGCAAGGGGATGCTGAAAAACGCGTTCGTAATAACCTAGTTCTTGAGGAAATAGCGAAGGCTGAGAACCTTGATGTATCTGAAGCAGATATCGAAGAGGAGCTTGAGAACCTGTCTAAGCTGTACAGCCGTCCAGCAGACGAGCTTCGCAAAATCTTTGCAGATAACGGCTATTTGGACAACATGGGCGCGGATCTGAAGGTTCGTAAAGCTGTTAAGTTTATCGTTGATAGCAGCCTAACTGCTTAA
- a CDS encoding phage holin, LLH family, translated as MLQPYIDGIVGALIGLLVTFMLGLIAMLRVRVNAWLDAKTNLQQREILHRLAQEGMSLAENLLNEADGPKKFDEALEYVRSRATKYGIKLTGVDIRAAIEKAVLDYNAKVKGGG; from the coding sequence TTGTTACAACCATATATTGATGGCATCGTAGGAGCTCTTATAGGGCTCCTTGTTACGTTTATGCTTGGATTGATCGCTATGTTACGGGTTAGGGTTAATGCTTGGTTGGATGCTAAGACAAACCTCCAGCAACGCGAGATATTGCACCGATTGGCGCAAGAGGGTATGTCATTGGCCGAGAATTTATTGAATGAAGCTGATGGTCCGAAAAAGTTTGACGAGGCTCTTGAATACGTGCGAAGTCGTGCAACGAAATATGGTATTAAGCTTACTGGCGTTGATATCAGAGCTGCGATTGAAAAGGCTGTGCTCGACTATAACGCAAAGGTTAAGGGTGGCGGTTAA
- a CDS encoding C39 family peptidase, with amino-acid sequence MNEIVYYSQKDKRWASIPYTKRNDPKQTIATSACGPTSFAMAASTLRDQSILPPETSRFAIDRGYRTDNSGTDWGYFIAASNYYGLACKQTGNFEEVKKALSDGALVIASMGPGHLTGGGHYVLLVGINAKWINVHDPNHSYRYPNDGFVTDVKGDGKIKVDEVVFRREAKQYWVFPQPVKNEEDKPMTATEAKAFEAQQRKVGELESAVTVLALKVKDLEANVPAPKWFVTEFGDKVLEKINDPKGTLDFWRSLAVSLRVQGYKKVV; translated from the coding sequence TTGAACGAGATAGTCTACTATAGTCAAAAGGACAAGCGTTGGGCTTCTATACCTTACACAAAACGTAATGATCCCAAGCAAACAATAGCGACGTCTGCGTGCGGCCCGACTAGTTTCGCAATGGCCGCAAGCACGCTTAGGGACCAATCCATTTTACCGCCAGAGACATCTAGGTTTGCTATAGACCGTGGATATCGCACCGATAACAGCGGCACAGATTGGGGCTACTTCATTGCAGCGTCAAATTATTATGGACTGGCCTGCAAACAGACGGGCAATTTTGAAGAGGTCAAAAAAGCACTCTCCGATGGAGCACTTGTTATCGCATCTATGGGTCCTGGTCACTTGACGGGTGGAGGTCATTACGTGCTGCTTGTCGGCATTAATGCTAAATGGATCAACGTTCACGACCCTAATCATAGCTATAGATACCCAAATGACGGATTTGTCACTGACGTCAAGGGAGACGGAAAAATCAAAGTAGACGAGGTTGTATTTAGGCGCGAGGCTAAACAATATTGGGTATTCCCACAACCAGTTAAAAATGAGGAGGACAAGCCAATGACAGCAACAGAGGCAAAAGCATTCGAGGCGCAGCAAAGGAAAGTGGGTGAACTAGAAAGCGCAGTTACTGTACTGGCGCTTAAGGTAAAGGATTTAGAAGCGAATGTACCGGCTCCAAAGTGGTTTGTAACGGAGTTCGGGGATAAGGTTCTGGAGAAGATAAATGATCCAAAAGGGACATTGGACTTCTGGCGCTCACTTGCGGTGTCGCTGAGGGTACAAGGTTATAAGAAGGTAGTTTAA